AATGATGACACTTAGGTCAATGACCGGCTTTGGAATGGTAAAGTCGGATGCTGAAAATCTTGAAATTAAAGTGGAAATTAAATCTTTGAATTCCAAATTTTTGGATTTGGGACTTAGGCTTCCAAAAGAATATCAGGATAAAGAAATGGAAATCCGAAATATGGTGAGCAATACACTTGAAAGGGGAAAGATCAGCATTTCTATGGATGTGCAGACAAAAGTTGACTCCAAGCCAAGAGTTTCCATAAATAAAGAGCTTGTTAAAAAATATTATGAGGATTTAGTAGAAACGGCTGCTTTTGTAGGAACCAAAGAAACTGATCTTTTCAAAATTGCTTTAACAATGCCCAAAGCAGTGAATCAGGATTTGGATAATGAAGATAATTCTAAAGAGTGGGAAGTGATAGCTTCCGTTATTAGCAAAGCCATTGATCAATGTGATAAATTCCGATTGGCAGAGGGAGCTGCATTGGGTGAAAAATTAAAAAGCTATATCATGCGGATTAAAGAATTACTTGAGCGAGTATCAGAATTCGATCCTCAGAGAATTCAGATGATACGCGAAAGGATTAAAGCGCATTTTGTAGAGTTTGGCAATGAACAAATGGACAAAAACAGATTTGAGCAAGAGCTGATTTATTATATTGAGAAACTTGACATCACTGAAGAGAAAGTCAGACTGAACAATCACCTTGATTTTTTCCTGGAAAATATGAAAGTAGATAAGAGCGGGAAGAAACTTGGCTTTATAAGTCAGGAGATAGGCAGGGAAATAAACACAATTGGCTCCAAAGCCAATGATGCAAATATTCAGAAGTTAGTAGTGGAAATGAAGGAAGAGCTGGAGAAAATTAAGGAACAATCCCTTAATATCCTTTAACGTCGATTTACTTTTTACCGTCCCAGAATACCGAGGTGAAAATCAGGATCATTCCTATGTTGGTGTTTAACAGCTTGTTACCCATAGTGTATTTGAAATAGTCGGCGGGGAAAAGTGTAAACCAAGTAGCAGCCACAAGACAGATGAGGGTAAGGCCAAAAAGGTAATTAAATACCCTCATCAGTTTTATATTATTTGTAAAAAGTACGATACAAGCAATCAGGCCAGCATCAATATAAAACATATTTGATACAAGAGATTTGCTTAGCAGATCTGCGTTTAAGGGATAATATTGTACTGCCAGACCAATCAAAACGAAAGTAGGACCCAGAACTTTAAGCAGAAATGCGTTCATTCTTAATTCTATTGCTGTCATTTAAATTTTCTTTACAAAGTTTGTAATTAGACTGAAGACCTCTTTAAATCTTGTAAGAGGTAAAGTTTCCGGTCTGTCCATTACATCATGGTATGCACTTATGCCACCAAGGGTATAAAAGAAGAAAGCTGGTACTCCCTTTTCTGAGAAAAAGAAATGATCGGAGTTTGCTGCCGGACCTCTTCTTTTTATCGCAGGAAGTAGCTTCAGGGTTTCGTTTATTTCCATTAATTTATTGTATTCTTCCGGGTGAAGTGTGGCATTTACCACCGTCATACCGTCATCCCCTGTTCCGAGTAAGTCTAAATTGATCATAAATTTTATCTTATTCAATGGAAACAAAGGGTTTTCGGTGAAAAATCTTGACCCTATCAGACCAATTTCCTCTGCTCCGAAAGCCATAAATACTATTGTAAATTTGGGTGTATTCTCTTTTTGAGAATAGTATTTTACCAATTCCAGTAGCATTGAAACTCCGCTTGCATTGTCATTCGCTCCGGGAAAGTATACTTTTTTGCCCATTGTACCTAAATGATCGTAATGAGCAGAAATAATAATAACAGAATCGGATTTACTTGTACCTTCTACAAATCCGATTACGTTTTGTGAACTGTAGTTTTTCTTCAAAGTAGCGTCTAACTGAAATTTGACTTTTTTAACACTATCTGGAAATGCACTCTTGGCTACCTGAAAAAATGGATTACTGAATTGTTTCTGAGATAATGAAGCTGTAAGTTTTTTATCATGGAGTTCTATAATACATTTCCCTTCATGTATCTTATCCAGAATTTCAGATTTTTCTATCAGTTTATTATAAAATTTAACATCGTAGATAACCGCTTTGTTTTTGGTTTTCGCTGATAAAAAGGACTTTAGTGCATTGTCATTATAAAACACCATTGTGTCAAGATATAATGCCTTCACATTTCCATGCCCCCCTTTTGAAATACAATTGGCGATATAATCTTTTCCTGTAACTAATTTTTTCTTATCTGCCTGCAATGAAATTCGCCCTTCAAAGCAATTGACATCATATTGGAAGGTTTGGAAATAATTATCTCGGATTGCTTTAAGTCCTGACTTTTGAAATTCTGTTTTAATAAAATTGGCTGCAGTTTTGGCTCCATCGAAATTTGCTCCCCTGCCATACATAGATGGACTACATAGAGTATCAAGATAATATCTGACTCTGGGGATATCCTGAGAAAAACAGTTATGGGCGGTAAGAGCAGCAATAGCCAGAAAGAATGCCAAATTCTTTGTCATATACAACATATAATTAGTTGGAATATAATAAATGAAGGGTGAAGATAAAATGTTATTTCCCCTAAACTTTTTCAGCGGAAGATTTTTTCTTGATAAAAATAAGTGGAAAAAAAGTACCAGCAGTGTTTGCTACAATATCAAGAAGATCAAAATTTCTATCAGGGACAAAATATTGGAGGCATTCCAAGGTAAAACCATAAAGGAAACTAATTAAGAATGCCTTTCTTATTGTATTAATTTTTAAGGCCGGATAGGAGGTCTGTATGTTAAAGCTTTTCACCAACAGCCAGCTCAAAACAAAAAATAAGGTAAAATGAACCAGCTTGTCAATTTGGAAAAGGCTGGAAAATGAAAACTGGGGAATTGCTTTACCTGACATGAGGTAGAGTACTAAAATTATAAGCACCCATGTCCAGGTAAAGACAATTGTAAATTTTTTATTCATACTGGGTATTAAACTCCAATCAACTTTTTATATGCTGCGGCATCTAATAATCCGCTTAGTTGATCTGGGTTTTTAATATTGATTTTAATAACCCATCCTTTTCCGTAAGGGTCGCTGTTTACAAGCTCAGGACTTGACTCCAGATTTTTGTTAAACTCAACGATTTCAGATGTAACTGGCATGAAAAGATCTGAAACGGTTTTTACAGCTTCTACTGTTCCGAAAACTTCACCTGCATTTACTGTTTCACCCACAGAATCAATATCGAAATAAACAATATCTCCCAATTCATTCTGAGCAAAGTCTGTGATACCAACTATAGCAGTATTGCCTTCTATTTTGATCCACTCGTGTTCTTGTGTATACTTTAATTCTTCCGGAAAATTCATTTTGTCTAAATTTTTAATTTCTGTCCAAAAATACACTTTTTTTTAAATTGAAGAACATTATGACAACGTGAACCTTAATTGAACACCAAAAGATGTCGTCGCTCTTCTATATGAACTTGAAATTCTTGGGGTATTGATCGTCCTTTCAAAGTAGAATAGTAGGTTAACTCTTGTATTTACCACATAACTGATGGTAGGTCTTAACTGGAAATTAAGGTTACCGTT
The Sporocytophaga myxococcoides DSM 11118 genome window above contains:
- a CDS encoding YicC/YloC family endoribonuclease, whose protein sequence is MMTLRSMTGFGMVKSDAENLEIKVEIKSLNSKFLDLGLRLPKEYQDKEMEIRNMVSNTLERGKISISMDVQTKVDSKPRVSINKELVKKYYEDLVETAAFVGTKETDLFKIALTMPKAVNQDLDNEDNSKEWEVIASVISKAIDQCDKFRLAEGAALGEKLKSYIMRIKELLERVSEFDPQRIQMIRERIKAHFVEFGNEQMDKNRFEQELIYYIEKLDITEEKVRLNNHLDFFLENMKVDKSGKKLGFISQEIGREINTIGSKANDANIQKLVVEMKEELEKIKEQSLNIL
- the gcvH gene encoding glycine cleavage system protein GcvH, translating into MNFPEELKYTQEHEWIKIEGNTAIVGITDFAQNELGDIVYFDIDSVGETVNAGEVFGTVEAVKTVSDLFMPVTSEIVEFNKNLESSPELVNSDPYGKGWVIKINIKNPDQLSGLLDAAAYKKLIGV
- a CDS encoding VanZ family protein, which translates into the protein MNKKFTIVFTWTWVLIILVLYLMSGKAIPQFSFSSLFQIDKLVHFTLFFVLSWLLVKSFNIQTSYPALKINTIRKAFLISFLYGFTLECLQYFVPDRNFDLLDIVANTAGTFFPLIFIKKKSSAEKV
- a CDS encoding M28 family metallopeptidase codes for the protein MTKNLAFFLAIAALTAHNCFSQDIPRVRYYLDTLCSPSMYGRGANFDGAKTAANFIKTEFQKSGLKAIRDNYFQTFQYDVNCFEGRISLQADKKKLVTGKDYIANCISKGGHGNVKALYLDTMVFYNDNALKSFLSAKTKNKAVIYDVKFYNKLIEKSEILDKIHEGKCIIELHDKKLTASLSQKQFSNPFFQVAKSAFPDSVKKVKFQLDATLKKNYSSQNVIGFVEGTSKSDSVIIISAHYDHLGTMGKKVYFPGANDNASGVSMLLELVKYYSQKENTPKFTIVFMAFGAEEIGLIGSRFFTENPLFPLNKIKFMINLDLLGTGDDGMTVVNATLHPEEYNKLMEINETLKLLPAIKRRGPAANSDHFFFSEKGVPAFFFYTLGGISAYHDVMDRPETLPLTRFKEVFSLITNFVKKI